Proteins encoded within one genomic window of Triticum aestivum cultivar Chinese Spring chromosome 2D, IWGSC CS RefSeq v2.1, whole genome shotgun sequence:
- the LOC123048519 gene encoding FBD-associated F-box protein At5g56370-like, which translates to MAMVPWHYSWPWSWPWHCLDCLGGDRLSALPDRALVRVLSHLPSVEAARTSALSRRWRGVFAGVPVVDLVDEKIKHRRGAYRLTCFDVKVTKAILSRGQGIPIRAFRLLALDPPRILVDQWIVTVASLGVEEIDVTLRYSHIYRSKLCPFSGTKASADFDYYHMGSYTGTPSLLFHCRTLRRLRLTNWTLELPSGFGVGVGVFAACLQTLCLKRIMASNEVIVQLLYGCPLLADLMLEECPGATEITVPSDRLRSFAMVCCHNARRVVLYTPCLRSLRYKGGLPPDTSFLLLAGYEDVAAVTMDICEDLTSRSPTEVSPVMRLISWCRNQEPDVSPPRPAPVAYYCSEFMAVAGCLPELRHLVLKGFMASDHAVRSVAVLLVGAWNLEVLSLLPIGPEPSKKSTCYSYDSDSDDEPVNCIVDEEAVDDEWMTENLWRMYIPCMDYSLRRISIEKFSGNAFDRILAEFLLNKAAALEEFSVKIIGSTVTTQGGDCNGVQILAMQSLCCSNLYVDSSSSVTSSNNLCGQLLHLHGSIDFFLSLFIWTRTKLLNV; encoded by the coding sequence ATGGCAATGGTGCCCTGGCACTACTCATGGCCATGGTCATGGCCGTGGCACTGCTTGGACTGCCTCGGCGGCGACCGCCTGAGCGCCCTCCCGGACAGGGCGCTGGTGCGTGTCCTCTCGCACCTCCCTTCCGTCGAGGCGGCGCGCACCTCAGCGCTGTCCCGACGGTGGCGCGGCGTCTTCGCGGGCGTGCCCGTCGTCGACCTCGTCGACGAGAAGATCAAGCACCGGCGGGGGGCCTACAGGCTCACGTGCTTCGACGTGAAGGTGACGAAAGCGATCCTCTCCAGGGGCCAGGGGATTCCGATCCGTGCCTTCCGTCTCCTCGCGCTAGACCCGCCGCGCATCCTCGTCGACCAGTGGATTGTCACCGTCGCCAGCTTGGGCGTCGAGGAGATCGACGTCACGCTGCGGTACTCGCACATCTACCGCAGCAAGCTCTGCCCCTTCAGCGGCACCAAAGCCTCGGCCGATTTCGACTACTACCACATGGGCAGCTACACCGGGACGCCATCGCTGCTCTTCCATTGCCGCACGCTGCGCCGGCTGCGCCTCACAAACTGGACGCTCGAGCTGCCCTCGGGCTTTGGCGTCGGCGTTGGCGTCTTCGCGGCGTGCCTACAGACGCTCTGCCTCAAGCGGATCATGGCCAGTAACGAGGTGATCGTGCAGCTGCTCTACGGTTGCCCGCTCCTCGCCGACCTAATGCTGGAGGAATGCCCGGGCGCCACGGAGATCACCGTGCCCAGCGACCGCCTTCGGAGCTTCGCCATGGTCTGCTGTCACAACGCCCGGCGCGTCGTGCTGTACACACCATGCCTGCGATCGCTGCGCTACAAGGGCGGACTCCCTCCGGACACCTCGTTCCTCCTCCTTGCCGGCTACGAGGACGTCGCGGCGGTGACAATGGACATCTGCGAGGACCTGACCAGCAGATCACCAACGGAAGTCTCTCCGGTCATGCGTCTGATCAGCTGGTGCAGGAACCAGGAACCTGACGTATCTCCACCTCGCCCTGCGCCCGTGGCATACTACTGCAGCGAGTTCATGGCCGTGGCCGGATGCCTGCCCGAACTGAGGCACCTGGTCCTCAAGGGGTTCATGGCGTCTGACCACGCCGTTCGGTCTgtcgccgtcctgcttgtcggcgccTGGAACCTGGAAGTGCTCTCGCTTCTTCCTATCGGTCCTGAGCCCTCGAAGAAGTCGACTTGCTACTCCTATGATTCCGATTCGGATGACGAGCCGGTGAACTGCATCGTCGACGAGGAGGCCGTGGACGATGAGTGGATGACCGAGAACCTGTGGCGGATGTACATCCCTTGCATGGATTATAGCCTGAGACGGATCAGCATTGAGAAGTTCAGCGGGAATGCATTCGACAGGATACTTGCAGAGTTTCTGCTGAACAAAGCTGCGGCGTTGGAGGAATTCTCGGTGAAAATTATTGGCTCCACTGTCACGACACAGGGAGGAGATTGCAATGGAGTTCAGATCCTGGCTATGCAATCCCTATGCTGTAGTAACTTGTACGTAGACAGCAGCTCCTCGGTGACATCCTCCAACAATTTATGTGGTCAACTCCTTCATCTCCATGGAAGCATCGATTTTTTTTTGTCTTTGTTCATCTGGACGAGAACCAAGTTACTGAACGTCTAA
- the LOC123048520 gene encoding F-box/LRR-repeat protein At4g14103-like, which yields MYWKPCTSTVYTEERDPIRFSTWRPRSDPIEVVGHREFLRASEIMGSPLSRRDRISALPDSVLGDILSHLPTVEAGRAAALGRRWRHIFGHVHTVWYDEEEGERSTDWESHYFEAKEYKSCSHALLDGISAALLCRLRCAGRHVPLRTFCFAFDDFRPGWDTLHVDEWFSYVLQYAGHDLHLDLRFVIGPICTSDNRTSFTGTDDSDDHEEGPYGRKLPYLLPTRIFSCATLKTLSLTHCRLKLSHGASVHLPALETLRLTSIHHDSGKSIQRLVLGCPRLLDLTLEAIHRLRTFFLLHTRLRRFALTCCHNIKSIHIDATEMASLEYRGDMHSESLLNFDGSPPRGIPSCIIDLCTSASKSAKDHDLFRRFLWSFSASKCLHLHHGGLHTMCLAPADKLPPFTWMTRLVLQGRVESRAFVAIVHDILQHAPNLEVLSFYMAEKKQRRMTTARR from the coding sequence ATGTATTGGAAACCGTGTACTTCTACAGTATATACGGAGGAAAGAGATCCGATCCGATTCAGTACGTGGCGGCCAAGATCAGATCCGATCGAAGTTGTAGGCCACCGGGAGTTTCTTCGAGCGAGCGAGATCATGGGGTCGCCGTTGAGCCGCCGGGACCGCATCAGCGCCCTCCCGGACAGCGTGCTGGGCGACATCCTCTCCCACCTCCCGACCGTCGAGGCCGGCCGCGCGGCGGCGCTGGGCCGGCGGTGGCGCCACATCTTCGGCCACGTGCACACCGTCTGGtacgacgaggaggagggcgagagGTCCACCGACTGGGAGAGCCACTACTTTGAGGCCAAGGAGTACAAGAGCTGCAGCCACGCGCTCCTGGACGGCATCAGCGCCGCGCTGCTCTGCCGCCTCCGCTGCGCCGGCCGCCACGTGCCGCTGCGCACTTTCTGCTTCGCCTTCGACGATTTTCGCCCCGGCTGGGACACGCTCCACGTCGATGAGTGGTTCTCCTACGTGCTGCAGTACGCCGGCCATGACCTCCACCTCGACCTGCGCTTCGTTATCGGCCCCATCTGCACCAGCGATAATCGGACGAGTTTCACCGGAACCGACGACTCCGATGACCATGAAGAAGGGCCCTACGGCCGAAAGCTCCCCTACCTCCTCCCCACAAGGATTTTCTCGTGTGCCACACTCAAGACGCTCAGCCTCACCCATTGCCGGCTCAAGCTGTCTCATGGGGCATCCGTCCACCTGCCGGCCCTCGAGACGCTGCGTTTGACGAGCATCCACCATGACTCCGGGAAGAGCATCCAGAGGCTGGTCTTGGGGTGTCCTCGCCTCCTCGATCTAACGCTGGAAGCCATCCACCGCCTCAGGACTTTCTTCCTACTCCACACACGCCTCCGCCGCTTCGCTCTCACATGCTGCCACAACATCAAGTCCATCCACATCGATGCCACGGAGATGGCATCCCTAGAATATCGCGGCGACATGCATTCCGAGTCGCTCCTGAACTTTGACGGCTCGCCACCACGGGGGATACCATCATGCATCATCGACCTTTGCACATCGGCGTCCAAGAGTGCGAAGGACCACGACTTGTTCCGGCGGTTCCTATGGAGTTTCTCGGCGTCAAAGTGCCTCCACCTGCACCATGGAGGCCTACACACCATGTGCCTCGCGCCGGCGGATAAGCTCCCGCCGTTCACTTGGATGACGCGGCTCGTGCTGCAGGGACGTGTCGAGAGTCGTGCGTTCGTGGCTATCGTGCACGACATCCTACAGCATGCACCAAACCTAGAGGTCTTGTCATTTTACATGGCAGAGAAGAAGCAACGACGCATGACAACGGCGAGGCGATGA